TTCATTGGTGCTCGTTATCTGAATTTTTCCATGCAATTCCAACATGTTGACGATGTCGTGGCGCGCCGTCTCGAGTTCTTCGAGGATCGGCGGGAGGTTTTCGGGCGTTGCCGCCCTCGGAATGCGCTGCAGGAGTGCCTGGAACATCGAAGAGATGCGTTCCCAGTCGCCCGGAACCGCTTCCGCGACGGCTGTGGAAATGAGCTTGGCGATGTCGCGCCGGCAGATGGTCAGCCGCTCTTTTGTTGCGCGCAGCATCTGCCGGTCGGCGGCAAGGCGGGCGGCGATCGCTTCGATCTCGGTGGCGCGGGCAAGAAGCGGCGCCAGGCTGAAGCCATAGGCCTCGTCGACCCCGCCTTCCCTGTTGCGGCGGATATAGCGCTTGCCGTTCGGACTGTCCTTGCGGGAGATAAGTCCGGCCTCGACGAGACCGGCGAGATGCCGGCGCAATGTCGCGGCCGCCATGCCGCGTGCCCTGAGGCAAAGCTGCATGTTCGAGGGAAAGACGACCAGGCTTTTTTCGCCGGACAGCTCGTCGCCGGGAAAAAATGTCAGCAGCGCATCGAGTACCGTCAGCGCACGATCGCTGACGCCGAGACCCGCCCGGGCCTCGCAGACCGATCTGAACAGCTTCCACTTGTTGCGCCGCGTCCCGGCTCCGATCGCTTCGCCGCGCCGCTGTTTCAGCAGCATGCCAAGCGTCATCGGCCGCCGCCCGAAGGGCGTCGTCACAGATTCACTCTCCATTTCCTTCACCTTCAATCAGGCAAAAGAAATCCGCTCACCGAAACGATGCGAGGAAAAAAGTGCTGCAGCGTCTTTTACGTGTCTGAAAAGGCGCAGGGGCGCTGCAGGACTCTTGACTGGGATTCGTGAAAATGCGATTCTCTGTCTTGCTTAAGGATAGGAGAAGGGCTTCCACGACTCAGGTCATTTGGGGGCCTTTTTCTTTTGCGGTTTAGTCTCCTTGTTTGCTCTCCTCGGCGAGGAATTGCTCATAGAGCGCATCCAGCCTGCTGGAGAGAAATTCCCCGAAGCGGCCGGCATTCCTCGCTTTCATCGAGAGCGAGAACGCCTTGCCGTCATTCTTCATTTCCGCCTGGACCGCCTTATCTAGCGGCTGCCATTTGACCTTCCTTGCCGCGGCGGTTTTCTTCACCGGCCGCGCGCTTTTGTTCAGCGCCGCATAGAGCGTTTCGAAACGTTTGTCGGAAGGTAACTGATGAAAGCTGTCGTCTTGCAAGACCTGGGCGACACTTGCCGCATTGGCCGATTTGCCGGCGAGCAGCGAAAGCTCCACCCAGCGTTCGCGGCCGATGCCGGGTGCTGGGCCGATCGCCTGGACGACCTTCGGCGAGATGCGATCCATCACTGAAATCATCTTCGAGATCGACGCCGCATTGGCGGCAAGGGCTGTTGAAATGACCTCCCTGTCGTAACCGAGTTCTTCCAGCCGCCCGGCGAAGAGCGCGCGCTCGATGAAAGTGAGATCGGCGCGGGCCGAGTTCTCCTGGCCCTGGGCGATGACATGGGTGCGGTCGTCGACCGCTTTGACGACCGCCCTGACATTGCGGCCGAGTTCGCGGGCGGCGCGCAGCCGCCGGTGGCCGAAGACGACTTGATAGTGTCCGTCGATCTTGCCGTGAGGGCGCACCAGAATGGGCGTATCCTGCCCGCGCACACGGATCGCTTCGACCAGCGCGCGGAATTCCTCGTCATCCTCGGACAGGCGGTCCTTGACGAAGGAGACCTCGACGACATCGGGGTCGAGATCGACGACCGCTTCGCCCTCCAGGAATTTTTCCGCCTGCTTGGCGAGCTCATCCAGCGAGCGGACGAGCGAGCGGCCTGCCCCGCGCATCGGATAGCTCGGCGCGCCTGCATTCTCGTCAGGCATGTCGGCTAGCCCTTCCAGCAGATTCTTTCGTGCCATCACGTCCTCCGATTGCGGTCAATCAATTGATTCGGTTCAAGGAAAAAGCGAATTTGTCAGCCGACAAATCACCGCCCCCATGCCCGATGAATAAGCTCGGCGATCTCTGCATTGACGGCGTCCATCGCCTCCAGCGCCCGGTCATAGGTTCCCCGGTTCATCGACGATCGCTCGACCTCATAGAGCGTCTGCTTGGTGATCCCGGCATCCGAGATCGCCGTCGACTTGACCATCTGGTGCTTCAGCATGAACTCGTGGAACATCGTCGACATGAAGCCGACCATCTGCGCCTGCGGCACGTCGGTCGGTTCGTAGCGGGTGATGAGATAGCGATACCAGGAGAGGTTCACTTCGGCGCCGGCCGCACGGATCGGCTTCAGGATGCCGCCGAGCATCAGCAGGAACTGGCCCATCGACATGACGTCGAGCATCTGCGGATGAATGGTGATCAGCACGCTGGTCGCCGCCGTCAGCGCCGTCAGCGTGAGGTAGCCGAGCTGCGGCGGGCAGTCGATGACGACGACATCATAGCGGTCATCGACCTCGGCGAGCGCCCGCGAAATGCGGGTGAAGAAGGTCTTGCCGTCATTGCTCGACTTATCGGCCATCGCCAGCGGCGTATCGTATTCGTATTCCTGCAGGTCGAGATTGGCCGGCACGATATCGAGGCCGGGAAAATTCGTCTTATGGATGATCTCGGAGAGCTTCTTTTTCTCGCCGTCGTAGCGGATCGCTTCATAAAGCGACGAGGCCTGATCGAATTCCGGCTGGAAGCCGTGCAGGGATGACAGCGATGCCTGCGGATCGAGATCGACGGCAAGTACGCGGTGGCCGGTCAGCGCCAGATGCTGGGCGAGGTGGGCAGCGGTCGTCGTCTTGCCCGAGCCGCCCTTGAAATTGACGACCGCCAGTACCTGCAGCTTCTCATGGCTGCGCCTATGGGGAACATACATGCGGCTCTCGGAGCGGCCGTGCGCATCGAGATAGCGGCGCAGCTCCAGCATCTGCTCGGCGCTATAGGAGCGGCGCCCCGAAGCCGAGGTCTGCGGGCGGGGGCCTTTGCCTTCGAGATGCAGCTTCTTCAGCGTGCTTTGCGAGGCGCCGACATAATTGGCGACCTCCGCCAGGGAGAAGCTGCGCAGTGTCTTCTTTGCATTGGGCGGAAAGCGCTGCACGCTGAGCAGATGCAGCTTCTTTGAAATCACGTCGCCATGCTCAAGGATCTGATCCTCGAAATGCAACGGCGCCTTGTTCAAGGCGGTCAAATTAGCGTTCATCGGCAGCAATCTTTTCGGATAACGATTTTCGGGATCAAAAGCCCTTCTAACCGTTATTATCAGCGATTCTCCGATGCCGGCCAAGAATTTTAAGGTTAACGCATATTAACCTTTTCGGCGCTGGTTCAAGCACTTGGCCGTCTCATGAAGCGTTAAGAGTTTTCGGGGCCGGGGGCGCGTCTTCCGCGCCCCCGGCCGCCACCCGGCCGAAGGGGAGGGGGCATTCGGCGGGCTTACTCAAGCGGCACTTCGCCTGATGTGATCCGCTGCTCGTCGGCGGCAAACAGGTGAACGGCATCATGGGCCGGTGCGATCTTCAGTACGTCGCCGGGGGCGGCCCTGATCCGTTCCCGAAAGACGCAGGTGAGCGTCTGCGTGCCCAGCCGGACGATCACGAGCGTTTCCGAACCCGTGGGTTCCACCACCACGGTCGTCACCTCGATGCCGTCAGGGTCGAGCCTGATATGTTCGGGGCGAATGCCGTAGGTGACGGCGTCGCCGGGGCGGCGCTCGCTCGGCAGCAGCAGACCGTCCGCGGTTTTGAACCCGGCTTCCGTCATGCGGCCCTGGATGAAATTCATTGCCGGCGAGCCGATGAAGCCGGCGACGAAAAGATTGTTCGGCCGGTCGTAGAGCTCCAGCGGCGAGCCCGACTGCTCGATCAGCCCGTCCTTCATCACGACGATCTTGTCGGCCATGGTCATGGCTTCGATCTGGTCGTGAGTGACGTAGATGGTGGTCGTCTGCAGCCGCTGATGCAGTTCCTTGATCTCCGAGCGCATCTGCACCCTGAGCTTGGCGTCGAGGTTCGACAGCGGCTCGTCGAACAGGAAGACGGCCGGGTCGCGCACGATCGCTCGGCCCATGGCGACACGCTGCCTCTGGCCGCCGGACAGTTGTTTCGGATATCTTTCGAGAAGATTTTCGAGGCCGAGGATCTTGGCGGCATTGCCGACCCGCTGGTCGATCTCCGTCCTCGGCATGCGTTTGAGCCGCAGGGAAAAACCCATATTCTTGGCGACCGTCATGTGCGGGTAGAGCGCGTAGTTCTGGAACACCATGGCGATGTCGCGATCCTTGGGCGCAAGCTCGTTGACGGTATGCCTGCCGATCTGGATCTTCCCCGAGGTGATGCCCTCCAGGCCGGCGATCATCCTGAGCAGCGTGGATTTCCCGCAGCCCGAGGGGCCGACGAGGACGACGAACTCGCCGTCGCCGATATCGACCGATACGCCTTTGATGGCTTTGAACGCGCCGTAATCCTTGCGCGCATTGTTGACCGAAACATGGGCCATGACAGTCCTCCCGAATTCGCCGTCAAAGTCCGTTCAGGACCGTTTTGAGATAATCGAGGCCGAGACGCTCGCCCTCCTTGCGCGCCGACAGATCCTTGCCCGGCCAGCCATAAGCGGCGTCCTCGTGCTCGATCGACAGCGTGCCGTCAAAGCCATGCCCACGCGCCTGGCGCAGGAAGCGCGGCCAGTCGAGAAGGCCGAGCCCCGGCAGCTTGTATTGCCACCAGCCCTTGCCGTGATAGCCGACGGCCTGCAGGGCCTCCTTGTCGATCGCGGTATCCTTGGCGTGCAGGATGGCGATGCGGTCTTTCACCGCCTCGATCGCCCGATAGGGATCGACGCCGATACGGATGAGGTGTGAGGGATCGAATTCCAGCCCGAAGCGGCGATCTTCGATCCTGCGGAAAAGCTCCTGCCATCCTCTCGGCGTCGTGCCGATGAAATTATCTCTGGGCCCCGGCCAGTTTTCGATCGCGAAGGTGAGGCCGGAGGATTGCGTCTCTCCGATCAGCTCGTTCGCGAATTCGGCGAAG
The window above is part of the Rhizobium sp. BT03 genome. Proteins encoded here:
- the repC gene encoding plasmid replication protein RepC; the encoded protein is MESESVTTPFGRRPMTLGMLLKQRRGEAIGAGTRRNKWKLFRSVCEARAGLGVSDRALTVLDALLTFFPGDELSGEKSLVVFPSNMQLCLRARGMAAATLRRHLAGLVEAGLISRKDSPNGKRYIRRNREGGVDEAYGFSLAPLLARATEIEAIAARLAADRQMLRATKERLTICRRDIAKLISTAVAEAVPGDWERISSMFQALLQRIPRAATPENLPPILEELETARHDIVNMLELHGKIQITSTNESRIERHIQNSNPESISESEPGLEPRQEAKPDHQPRAGLRSRETGMAGKDGEGSRAIARTNAAGLKSFPLGTVLQACPDIVDYGPGGTVASWRDLTMAAIVVRSILAVSASAYEEAASVMGPENAAAVMACILQRGGRINSAGGYLRDLTRRAERGEFALGPMLMALLRSEDRFKVLLEARGEQVNVGKEPGVSARQNGGR
- the repB gene encoding plasmid partitioning protein RepB, translated to MARKNLLEGLADMPDENAGAPSYPMRGAGRSLVRSLDELAKQAEKFLEGEAVVDLDPDVVEVSFVKDRLSEDDEEFRALVEAIRVRGQDTPILVRPHGKIDGHYQVVFGHRRLRAARELGRNVRAVVKAVDDRTHVIAQGQENSARADLTFIERALFAGRLEELGYDREVISTALAANAASISKMISVMDRISPKVVQAIGPAPGIGRERWVELSLLAGKSANAASVAQVLQDDSFHQLPSDKRFETLYAALNKSARPVKKTAAARKVKWQPLDKAVQAEMKNDGKAFSLSMKARNAGRFGEFLSSRLDALYEQFLAEESKQGD
- the repA gene encoding plasmid partitioning protein RepA, whose product is MNANLTALNKAPLHFEDQILEHGDVISKKLHLLSVQRFPPNAKKTLRSFSLAEVANYVGASQSTLKKLHLEGKGPRPQTSASGRRSYSAEQMLELRRYLDAHGRSESRMYVPHRRSHEKLQVLAVVNFKGGSGKTTTAAHLAQHLALTGHRVLAVDLDPQASLSSLHGFQPEFDQASSLYEAIRYDGEKKKLSEIIHKTNFPGLDIVPANLDLQEYEYDTPLAMADKSSNDGKTFFTRISRALAEVDDRYDVVVIDCPPQLGYLTLTALTAATSVLITIHPQMLDVMSMGQFLLMLGGILKPIRAAGAEVNLSWYRYLITRYEPTDVPQAQMVGFMSTMFHEFMLKHQMVKSTAISDAGITKQTLYEVERSSMNRGTYDRALEAMDAVNAEIAELIHRAWGR
- a CDS encoding ABC transporter ATP-binding protein: MAHVSVNNARKDYGAFKAIKGVSVDIGDGEFVVLVGPSGCGKSTLLRMIAGLEGITSGKIQIGRHTVNELAPKDRDIAMVFQNYALYPHMTVAKNMGFSLRLKRMPRTEIDQRVGNAAKILGLENLLERYPKQLSGGQRQRVAMGRAIVRDPAVFLFDEPLSNLDAKLRVQMRSEIKELHQRLQTTTIYVTHDQIEAMTMADKIVVMKDGLIEQSGSPLELYDRPNNLFVAGFIGSPAMNFIQGRMTEAGFKTADGLLLPSERRPGDAVTYGIRPEHIRLDPDGIEVTTVVVEPTGSETLVIVRLGTQTLTCVFRERIRAAPGDVLKIAPAHDAVHLFAADEQRITSGEVPLE
- a CDS encoding sugar phosphate isomerase/epimerase, whose protein sequence is MKIGFYTSTFNDRPLEEVVDFAASAGFDAIEIDVGGHIKTPDRVEAAVALARSRNLFVSSITYFGNQLDADRDKRRQLRARTADFARAIGEAGVPIFVIFPGRDDSAGEEANYDDFAEFANELIGETQSSGLTFAIENWPGPRDNFIGTTPRGWQELFRRIEDRRFGLEFDPSHLIRIGVDPYRAIEAVKDRIAILHAKDTAIDKEALQAVGYHGKGWWQYKLPGLGLLDWPRFLRQARGHGFDGTLSIEHEDAAYGWPGKDLSARKEGERLGLDYLKTVLNGL